Genomic DNA from Acidobacteriota bacterium:
GTAGGTACCGACAATGGTCAGGACAATAAATCCACACAGAAAACAGGTGAAGAGCCCCAGCGCTCCGGCACGAGTCGAGTTATACCGACGAACCAGCCATACCGAATACAAGGCATAAACCAGCGTCAACACCGTGCCTGGATTGATAAATGTAATGACCAGTTGCGGAATGTGTGGAATCCATTCACGCAGCCACCCGAACCGAATTGCAAAGGCATCAATTGCAATCGAAGAGATCAACCCAACCCACATGGATTGTTTGACCAGCGGCCAGCCGCCGGGGCCGCCAAACCATTCGCCTGTGCCTGACTCTTCCCGGTCGAGGAAGGGAATTAAACCCAATCCAATCAAGACGATGGTTGGAATTCCAATTCCGCCCATAAAGGCTGAAAACGAGACCATTTCCTGCAAGCCGAGAAAATACCAGGGGGCTTTGGCTGGATTTTCAGGAACGGCTGGATTGGCCAGTTCCTTGAGCGGAGCATCGGTGATGAGCGCCAGCGCGACACAGGCCAGCACGGTCAACATCAATACCCCCATCTCGGCATAAAAGAGGTGCGGCATGGAGGGAACGGTTCCTTCCGGGCCTTTGCCAACGGCTGAAGTTTTGCCTTTGACAATCGCCGCCAGTTGATAGGTTTTGGTGGCAAGTTGTGTAAACACTGGATAGACCGGGCCTTCCGGAGTTTCAACTCTAGCATCGGCATCCGCCGGGCGTGCCAACCCGCCGTCTTTTCGGATGCGCCAGAAATGCACCGCCATCAATGCGGTCAGCATCAGCGGCAAAATCATAATGTGGAGCAAATAAAACCGAATCAGCGCTTCTGGACCGACCGTGTCTGATCCAAGCAATAACAGGCGGTTTAATCCACCAGGGTCAAACCAGCCCGTGACACCAACCGCATCGGTTATTTCACGCGGTGATTGGGCAATATTGGCCCCGATGGTGATGGCCCAGTACGCCAGTTGATCCCAGGGCAGCAGGTATCCGGTAAAAGAAAGTCCGAGTGTCGTAACCAGCAACCCCATTCCAATCAACCAGTTAAACTCTCGTGGCTTGCGATAGGCGCCAGTGAAAAACGTGCGGGCCATGTGCAGGAGCACCGTCACCACCATCACGTTGGCTGCCCAACGATGAATATTGCGAATCAGACGCCCGGTCGGCACCACGAAATGAATATCCTTGATCGAGAGATAGGCGACGTCGGGATATGGTTTGTAATAAAACATCAGCAACACGCCGGTTACGAGTGTAATGAGAAATGCCGCCAGACTGGCGATCCCCAGGCCCGCTGTTGTTGCCCAGCGGAGGCTCCAGCGATGGGTTCGAACTGAATGTAAGTGCAGGAAAACATTGCCGAAAACAAAGGTGGAGCGGGTCCGATCCGTATTGGGTGTGCCACCGCGAAACGCGGTGTCGCGCAACCGATAGGGCACTGCCAGCAGGTTTTCCCAGAAAGTTTGTAATGCCGAACGGGGAGGGGCAA
This window encodes:
- a CDS encoding cytochrome b N-terminal domain-containing protein codes for the protein MSPVAPPRSALQTFWENLLAVPYRLRDTAFRGGTPNTDRTRSTFVFGNVFLHLHSVRTHRWSLRWATTAGLGIASLAAFLITLVTGVLLMFYYKPYPDVAYLSIKDIHFVVPTGRLIRNIHRWAANVMVVTVLLHMARTFFTGAYRKPREFNWLIGMGLLVTTLGLSFTGYLLPWDQLAYWAITIGANIAQSPREITDAVGVTGWFDPGGLNRLLLLGSDTVGPEALIRFYLLHIMILPLMLTALMAVHFWRIRKDGGLARPADADARVETPEGPVYPVFTQLATKTYQLAAIVKGKTSAVGKGPEGTVPSMPHLFYAEMGVLMLTVLACVALALITDAPLKELANPAVPENPAKAPWYFLGLQEMVSFSAFMGGIGIPTIVLIGLGLIPFLDREESGTGEWFGGPGGWPLVKQSMWVGLISSIAIDAFAIRFGWLREWIPHIPQLVITFINPGTVLTLVYALYSVWLVRRYNSTRAGALGLFTCFLCGFIVLTIVGTYFRGPNWVFYWSPADWPKH